The nucleotide sequence tAAACctgtcttaatgtgctgtgacctttaactccgggttctgagtccattctttgagaaattgttgattcagtttttctcttacttgacagtgatcacagccaattttgagattttataaattgctgttgattagatatatgCTTTTCTATATATGagactttgaaattatttatacagtttaacaactatttcttTCTAATACTttgcctgtacttttactggtttacgcaattgtacttattttaaaagtaaattttgaccttctagtaattttactatagttccaatggacATCTTTATTTGATTGTGTATTTGNNNNNNNNNNNNNNNNNNNNNNNNNNNNNNNNNNNNNNNNNNNNNNNNNNNNNNNNNNNNNNNNNNNNNNNNNNNNNNNNNNNNNNNNNNNNNNNNNNNNNNNNNNNNNNNNNNNNNNNNNNNNNNNNNNNNNNNNNNNNNNNNNNNNNNNNNNNNNNNNNNNNNNNNNNNNNNNNNNNNNNNNNNNNNNNNNNNNNNNNNNNNNNNNNNNNNNNNNNNNNNNNNNNNNNNNNNNNNNNNNNNNNNNNNNNNNNNNNNNNNNNNNNNNNNNNNNNNNNNNNNNNNNNNNNNNNNNNNNNNNNNNNNNNNNNNNNNNNNNNNNNNNNNNNNNNNNNNNNNNNNNNNNNNNNNNNNNNNNNNNNNNNNNNNNNNNNNNNNNNNNNNNNNNNNNNNNNNNNNNNNNNNNNNNNNNNNNNNNNNNNNNNNNNNNNNNNtgttctacttgcaataactgtttgtttgtgcttgcatcttcctttttgtgtttgctactgggactttgttggattgtggtgattggttgtttggttggattgtttgggcctagggccgtggttgaaatgagatggaccgatggttggtttcggttttgtgtttcggGTGTGGAAAAGTATGAAAggctaatttggttcagcatagataaaccttttggaaaggcttttgagtttttagaaattgaacagttcctctttcagaaaagatttcagactttacttttattgtaaaccgttgtttttgaaaaagaggcataagacggttattaatcactggtatggTTTACCTTcttgtatcctattacagtaattcccaaaaaccctctactgagaaccctttcgaggatgatgttctcacccccctacatttttcccctttcaggatatgggcgcagaagttacgaagagcttatttaattgttgttgtgatgctctgtattgttttagttatggtttattgtaccctcgcctttatcttgatataacctgtaagagggataggaattgtattggattatgtttgtaatattacttatatatatatgtatgtatatatatggatgtactctttatgagtttttgtaagttgtatggtatttatggatgtacgttatcgaacgaacgtatttttgggagcggcattgcggtttaaagttttaaacaggctcatattttagtattaaatagtataagtgtcgtcgtaatgtccgagctatcagagtcgcgcagccggaagtgtgagctctggtagttagggtgttacatattggaattgctggttcttcatcacttgaataatctagaatgtgttcttcattttctatattttcagaatttactggttcttcttctatttgaaattcttgttccataatattattttcttgggccatttttaattgtttaaaaagtattgtaacttcttctaatttttcttcaatattaataattttaatggTGATTTTACTTTTAGTTTTGTTATGTTGGCTATATTCTgaagtttttttttctttgggattttttttttccttatttctttgaaattttatggatactaatatttctttaagcatatctactatagaatttaattgtgggttaaaagtatgatagaGATGTGGGAAATCATTTCCATGGTAGCATTTTTTAGAAATTTCGTGTGAGatataagttttttcaggtttttgaagtccttcaataaaacttatagtaaaataaagattttgagaaaaatcattttgtattgattttaagaattcggtgtcattacaattaacattagttaaaatcattagtttttgatctattaattttgataatttaattatttcttctcttaaatcttctaatttattttttttcattaggtgacgcttttctcAAAAAATGCTATGGTTTTAAGTGTTATGTAGTAAAAAGTGTGGCTTTAGAATGTATGGTTTAAGTTTTGCCACGTAGACGTctttaaaaaaagttatttttgggATCTTTATTTAAGTGGTGCCTATAAATTAAACCGTGTTGTTCCGCATGGGACAGTGGATAGGGGTGGCAACACTATCCGAACCCGTGGGTACCCACCTCGGGATTTGATGCGAATTTTTTGTAGGATGGGACGGAgtcgggtagagcaaaaacccgcccctacccaCCCCGTTGCCACCCCCTAACAGTGGAATTCAAGTTCTTGTTCCAGAATCAGAAACCACTCGGTCAAACTTTTCATAAGTACGTAATTGATCGTGCTATATACCCtcattaacaattaaaaaaatcaataatactAAAAATTAGCACAATTTATTAACAATAttaaaaaggtaacactaatgattatatctctaatactccctaaatttttattgtacacattgtataaatattctattggctcctcatacttttcccaaaaaaaaatgcatatggtggttgtttatatatatatacttcatACAAAAATAATTACTATTTTTTAAATGATTTACTCACACTCCACAATCAGTAAATTcaggaaaaaaacaaaaatgcACATAATTACATGTTCTAAATAGTGCACAAAATCCCACTAAAAATTTCATTTGTACAATACGTTGTGCAATTTCTTATTTTACATATTGCTTAGGACTCTCACTTTTATAATATACAATAACCAatcattttattctattttactgTCAAATATTCTTTATGTATAAGCCATTATTTTATATAAGTCCATATAAGTTTCTTTAACTTAATTCACTTCACGCATTACTATTTAACTAATTTTTCAATCTAACACACAAATATATAACtgctttttttaaaagaattttgtTTCCGTTTTCGAATTTTCTTAATGTTTTTTATTTACATTCTTTTCCATCTCTGCATTCTCTGCGTTTCTCTTCGTTCGTTCTCTACgtttttgaaatcaagctctAAAATCAGTTTTGAACATCTATCtcattgttgaagataatgaataattcaagttcaaattgtcaattgaaccaaaacgaagttgattattgttttgaatccaatcatgTGGCTGAGATAtggttcaattctagttaatatttttgttagtagtttatgattctgtaggcgaataatattgtttttgtttttgaaaattgttgttcatcgttgatggtttggATTGAATGAAATGTAAGAgttttgcattaaagaaaatatttttctatatttgcagcaaatttcggTGTAACATAAAGATAtttaagtgtattgtttaagaattttcggtgtatatGTGCTGATaagtctgcataattcaaaactcttattctccttcctcctcatcttctgctgcttcttcttcttctttttttcttattcattttttttcttgttttatcttctcaagtttcttattgttttactctcttaacaagaataaaaacaaaaaaaatcaaacaaagaagaagaagaaacacacaaTACgacaaaattatttgaaaaatgatgaacttacattcattcaactaaaagaaagaaagaaataagaaaaacaagaagaagaaaatacaacattagaggaaacatttttttCTGTTcgatgtaacacgaagatatttgagtgtattgtatAAGAACTTTCGGTGTTTTTGTACTGAtaagttctgtataattcaaaactattcttcttcctcctcttcatcttctactgcttcttttttttcatcatcatcgctattttcttcttcttttttcttattcatcttttcctttttgttttaccttctcaagtttcttcttattttactatcttaacaataataaaaacaaaaaaaaatctaataaagaaaaagaagaaacatataatactgcaaaattacttagaagaggatgaacttacattcattcaactaaaagaaagaaagaaacatttttctgtatttgtagTAAATTTcgatgtaacacgaagatatttaagtgtaagaagaaacatttttctgtatttgtagTAAATTtcggtgtaacacgaagatattgaagtgtattatttaagaattttttatgTATGTGTGTTGATAAGTTCtccataattcaaaactctttttcttctcatcttTTGCTacatcttcttcatcatctttttattttattttcttataatttttttcgAATTCAGCTTCGCAACTTCCTTCACTTTTCACAATGATTTTAAGAGATTTTGatctttgtttaaattttaaatgttacGATTTTAATCGAGAGAAAAAAACTGTTTGCGCtatcaaaaattagagaaacacgTATTTATACACAATCTAAATTAAAAATTGTTTTTGTTAAGATTGGGTCAATTTGTAGTAGCTCTCTTCTACTGCACAATTATTTCTGTTTAATTTGCCTTAGGACAAACATATAGAGCATTATCTATGTTTAGGGCAAGCAATTATTTACAACTTTTCTTGTTGCTTTCTTAGCATGGCTATCACCAATAATTATTGTAGAATGCTAGAAGGTCACTagaagttattattttttatcattaattagtcattaatatttaaaagtataaaataaaatatattattaaattattaaattaaaattcaaacgGTAACATTTCTCTTAAATCTTAATTATTTTTTCGCAcaagcttttttttctttttctttttcctttctccATTAAGTAGTGCTAACGACAACTGTGTAAATTCCGTACTCTCTATATAATCATCAAATTTGACACCACTAATGTTCTTAAAAAACAAAGGTGCATAGACAGATCGGAAAGAGAGGAGAATAATTGCATCCATTAATTATTGGAAATAGTTTTGGTTCTTGGGATTGTGTATAAGAAGATTTGATTACGTGACACATGCAATATTGGAAAGAAGGATCCTAAGATTTGGAAGAAGAGGATACATGGGGACAGTTACACTTTGGTAAGCATTTGAGAATCAGATTACGTGGACGACGTGGTTTGTAATTGGTGAAAAATTCAGGATCTTTTTCCAGTGATTCTATGTAGCTCTCCAAAATAGTGACTATCTCATCAAAGTGTGGTCGTTTTTTTGGATTGCTTGACCAGCATTTGTTTATTAGATTACTAAATGCCCATGGACAATCACATGGTAATGGAGGCCTTGCATTCTGCACAAAATCACACGATTCAACAACACAATAGTGAATTTCAAATAGAAAGGAGATAGAGATAGAGCTTGCAACATTAACATATGTAATAAATGAGATGACATTATATTTAAACCAAGAAGTTATTAGTCTAACTGTTGTTTGTTCTTTTCAACACTCATAATTATGAACCACAATTTCTGATCATTTTCTAATTATACTTTGTTTACTATCTAGCACTTCTGttgattatattatattatattatactgGAAACTATATTGTAGGATATTATTGTAGcgcttctcttctctctctttcattGCATCTATAACTTGTGATATATATTCTGGGCAGTGGGCATGTGGGAGAGAACAGAGAAGGGAGTGGTGGCAGAAATGATTGACTTTGACGAATATGGGCAGCAGATATAGAGAATCTTGAATGTTGTCAAAAGCATAAGGATCATGTGGATGTCATGcgaaccatatatatatatagaaagattaTATTTTTGATGAGGTGTCTTGCACTGGTAACCAAGGATATCACATGCTCTGTTAAAGATCACGTATATactgattatgattatgatagaGGATAATGAATGATATTTGCCTAACGCCCTCACATTTGAGAAGGGCACGGGGTACATTAGCCACCATAGATTAGGGTAGGTAATTATATAACTAATCACTCACTAAGAATGGTCTACTCATTATAACAACATTATTCCATGATGTTTTAGgtttaaattttatttgacaAATGTTATTCTTACAATTTCGTAAGCCTAACATCTCAGTTCATGCTATTATACTTCTAAATGCTTGATCCAACTTAATGGCAATGTTTTCACATTGGTCTGGCAAAGTCACTATGCATATTTGGCATGTTTACTAATCTACGCATGCCCGAAATTTCATATAACAAGCTCACGTATTTATTTAAGGCAGGTATGTGAAGTAATCATCTGACATATCCATGCAAATGCTAGTTTGCTATGACCATTAATAACATGCTCCACATGGTTAGCATATAATTAAATTTCAAAGCATTAATTAATTACCTTGTGAGTCACTGCAAATGCTGCCTGTTCTGGTGTCATATTCTCAAAGGGTGTTAGTCCTGTTAGAAGCTCCCAAAGAACAATGGCGAAACTGTAAACATCTACTTTCTTGGTATGGTGCTTCTCCTTGATCATTTCTGGCGCCATCCAACGGTAAGTTCCAGTGAACCCTTTAGCACTACCAATCTGGGATTCTAAGCATGAGATCCCAAAGTCTGCTACTTTAACACACATGTCTTCACCCAAGAGAAGATTCTCTGATTTGAGATCCCTGTGGAGTATGCCCTGAGAGTGAAGGTATTGCATACCCTTGGCAATGTCTAAGGCTAGCTTTAGAACAAGTTCTAGAGGGAGTGAATGTGGTCCTTGCCTTTGAAGGAAGCTTCTCAATGAGCCACCAGCTAAGTATTCTGTGATTATGCAAAATACAGGGGGCTTCTTGCAAGCTCCTACAAACTGTAGGAACAATACATAATAAGTCAATTGAGCAGTTGCAACTACTTGAAAAGTTTGTAGTCTCATCCTTATACACAATTGAGTCCCTAGCCTCATGACCTTCCTATTTGCATACCAATAGCAGTCATATTATAAGGCCAAAATACTGCATTGTCAAATTTTATGAATTCTCCCACTAACAACAATGAACTTGCTCGGGACAACAAAAATAATATAGGAAAATTTCATGTGTGTGCAAATGGGTGTGAGATCCCATACCAATTCATACTCCATTTCATTAAGATAAAATATAAACTTCTCTTTAATCAGTTCTTCAATCTTCAATTAATTAAGATGTGTATTGACAAAAGATAACATAGTTGGTATGTGAATATGATATTCAAACCCAGTTTTTGATATGGCTATCAGCCTACTACTATGTGAGGAGAAATATGGTATAAGAATGCATATTAACATATGTGTGGGTCCTAATTTACACATCTTTCTTTTTGAAAAAAGTGGTGTCCATATATCCTTTAACAGGATTGTTCGCGGTGCAGTTTGGttcgatttaaaaaaaaaaaatcatctgcTTTACTAATATCTTTCTTTACggtttttttaattatcaatttattcggtttttaattttttttattcgatTAGTCGATTTTGTTCGGTCCGAATAGGTTTTAAAACACCCCTATCCTTTAACACCAAGACCAAGTTTATGTATCATTATGCAAATGTATATATTACACCGCTCTAAACCAAAGGCCAATGAACAATTAAAGACAAGGGAAATGCTACATCATAATTTATGCCTATGAATAGGAAGATAGAGTAGTAAACCAACTAACCATGGTCGAATCTCGACACTTTTGCTAAGTTCCACACATGTAATTGACTAATTGCTAATGACAGGTACACGTTAGGAATTGATGGTAAATAGCTTAAGCCCGTGATTCTCGCATCCCTTTTTCTATCATCAGTAAATTCAAGTATACTCTACAATGCAACTCCTTTTCCTGCTTATAACTTGCTTTATCCAAATTCCAAAGTACTACACTACTACCATACTTAAATCGACTATGCTAATCCGTCACTAAAATTAaccattaatataaaatatattttaaaatataaaatacatatttaaaatatattcttaattgatttttaaattataatttaaaatataaaatttttaaattcNNNNNNNNNNNNNNNNNNNNNNNNNNNNNNNNNNNNNNNNNNNNNNNNNNNNNNNNNNNNNNNNNNNNNNNNNNNNNNNNNNNNNNNNNNNNNNNNNNNNNNNNNNNNNNNNNNNNNNNNNNNNNNNNNNNNNNNNNNNNNNNNNNNNNNNNNNNNNNNNNNNNNNNNNNNNNNNNNNNNNNNNNNNNNNNNNNNNNNNNNNNNNNNNNNNNNNNNNNNNNNNNNNNNNNNNNNNNNNNNNNNNNNNNNNNNNNNNNNNNNNNNNNNNNNNNNNNNNNNNNNNNNNNNNNNNNNNNNNNNNNNNNNNNNNNNNNNNNNNNNNNNNNNNNNNNNNNNNNNNNNNNNNNNNNNNNNNNNNNNNNNNNNNNNNNNNNNNNNNNNNNNNNNNNNNNNNNNNNNNNNNNNNNNNNNNNNNNNNNNNNNNNNNNNNNNNNNNNNNNNNNNNNNNNNNNNNNNNNNNNNNNNNNNNNNNNNNNNNNNNNNNNNNNNNNNNNNNNNNNNNNNNNNNNNNNNNNNNNNNNNNNNNNNNNNNNNNNNNNNNNNNNNNNNNNNNNNNNNNNNNNNNNNNNNNNNNNNNNNNNNNNNNNNNNNNNNNNNNNNNNNNNNNNNNNNNNNNNNNNNNNNNNNNNNNNNNNNNNNNNNNNNNNNNNNNNNNNNNNNNNNNNNNNNNNNNNNNNNNNNNNNNNNNNNNNNNNNNNNNNNNNNNNNNNNNNNNNNNNNNNNNNNNNNNNNNNNNNNNNNNNNNNNNNNNNNNNNNNNNNNNNNNNNNNNNNNNNNNNNNNNNNNNNNNNNNNNNNNNNNNNNNNNNNNNNNNNNNNNNNNNNNNNNNNNNNNNNNNNNNNNNNNNNNNNNNNNNNNNNNNNNNNNNNNNNNNNNNNNNNNNNNNNNNNNNNNNNNNNNNNNNNNNNNNNNNNNNNNNNNNNNNNNNNNNNNNNNNNNNNNNNNNNNNNNNNNNNNNNNNNNNNNNNNNNNNNNNNNNNNNNNNNNNNNNNNNNNNNNNNNNNNNNNNNNNNNNNNNNNNNNNNNNNNNNNNNNNNNNNNNNNNNNNNNNNNNNNNNNNNNNNNNNNCTttttaaaataacatataaattaTTCTCTCTGATGtgttatattttaataaatatttatttattttaaatttttagtaaaATTTGTTGGATGACtaatttatctaataaaataaaaaataaaaaattaattttggatcatTAAAATTTGctgaaaatttaacaaaatatttaaaaaataatgttatatattactcttttatttttcacaaaaaatctctgatttctaacaaaaattaaataaaaatccaGACTTTCATTAAAAATAATTGCAAACTAGctacattaatttttaaaaaacaagATATAAAGTGTTtcaatttctttcctttttttcatATAATTCGAAACCAAATTGTACAGAATAAAtttccaaatttaaaaatttatttgacatggtaaacttttcaaattgaaaattttcacGGTGAcactaatttatatttttttttaatttatcacatcaatattttagtttagaatttagttaatataagaaaatttttaaattaatattttaataaatatataacaaatatattaaaataaacatcaaattaaaatgtaaaacattaaaaaagataatttacatattattttagaaaaaatttagTAGAACTCACCACATGTGTGTGTGTTAACAATGGTCTAaccaattcattttttcttcGTAGTGCTAAAAATTGCAATATTGTCGtggataataataatagagtaaagtatcatttttgttcctaatgtttggggtaaattttgtttgtgtccctaacgtttaaatcgtcttataTTATTGTATcatcataaaataataaaaaaaaataaaaatctaatagaataaataattatcaaataatatttaagAATTTAGTGGAATCCATTGTATTTGAGTTGAGAGAGAGACAAAGAGCTTACAGTAATGATATTAGGATGGTGCAAGCGAAAGAGAAGCGCAACCTCAGAAGTGAAGTGGTTCTCAAGCTGAGCAGCCAATTCCTCATCCTCCTCAGGCTGGCTCACAAGCTTGATGGCAACATCGATGTGCTTGTATATCCCTCTGTATATCCTGCTGTGCCTTCCAGAAGCGAATTTCGAACCTATGAACAGCTGTGACAGATCAGCACTCCAttcctcttctccctctcctttAATGGCGGCACCGNNNNNNNNNNNNNNNNNNNNNNNNNNNNNNNNNNNNNNNNNNNNNNNNNNNNNNNNNNNNNNNNNNNNNNNNNNNNNNNNNNNNNNNNNNNNNNNNNNNNNNNNNNNNNNNNNNNNNNNNNNNNNNNNNNNNNNNNNNNNNNNNNNNNNNNNNNNNNNNNNNNNNNNNNNNNNNNNNNNNNNNNNNNNNNNNNNNNNNNNNNNNNNNNNNNNNNNNNNNNNNNNNNNNNNNNNNNNNNTGTATTCTCTGTATTCTCCCAGCGAAAGCCTCCTCcctcctctccctctccctcctgACTTCACGTTGTTCGACATTTCCTTCAACCAGTACAAGTTCTTCATCGCCATCGCCGCTACCTATGATCCCTCTCACTCTCACAATCATCAATTTCTTCAACCCTCGCCAAAATGCACACTACATTTTTCTTTCAAGATTATCTTAGGAACGAACCGACGCCGTCGTTGTTCTCTTACTCTTAGGTATATTTATTAATTGTGTATTCTAATTTTTTCCTGCATCCACGGCTaccaaagagaagagaacaaatttagtttttttttttttctgttgttGAAAAGAATGGAatcttaaattattattataaatatataggAGGAGAAGAATGAGACGTGTGGTGAGGAGTGAAATAAAGAAAGGGAATAATGGAGGGAAGAGAGGTGGCTGATGTCTCAAGTGTGTCTGAGTGTGCAGTCGCAGAAGCGAGAGACTACTGTGTTGTTTGTGTATATAGGCTCGCCCcctctctccctctttctctctcttaacGTGCTGAGTTATAGTTGTGAGGAGACAAGCTGGGTCTTCCTTGATTGTGACCCCTCTCATATCCTAaccttttttctttccttttttcgtTCCACTTTCAAGTCAAGCTTCAAACCCCATCCTTATTTTCATGTTATTTCATACCACTGCGGGGAGTAGAATCACCAACATCAATCAATCAATTATTATTAGTGTAACAAATTTCACAAGGGTAATCATTTTTACCGTCCAGTTAAAATAACAAATCACGTTCTGGCACCCTTGCGCACATATATAATTGATGAATTGGTATAATTTGTATGTGCTTAGATCTACTATATTTTGCACTACTACTTTTATGAAATATTGGCTATATATTATAGGAAGAATTTCAGATATGCCATGTACATTTTTTAAAGTCTAAAATTTCAGTTGTGACTACCATTGAGATATAATATTAAAGAAAATGTAAGGTTCAGATTTG is from Arachis ipaensis cultivar K30076 chromosome B01, Araip1.1, whole genome shotgun sequence and encodes:
- the LOC107609648 gene encoding serine/threonine-protein kinase HT1, which encodes MAMKNLYWLKEMSNNVKSGGRGRGGRRLSLGEYREYGAAIKGEGEEEWSADLSQLFIGSKFASGRHSRIYRGIYKHIDVAIKLVSQPEEDEELAAQLENHFTSEVALLFRLHHPNIITFVGACKKPPVFCIITEYLAGGSLRSFLQRQGPHSLPLELVLKLALDIAKGMQYLHSQGILHRDLKSENLLLGEDMCVKVADFGISCLESQIGSAKGFTGTYRWMAPEMIKEKHHTKKVDVYSFAIVLWELLTGLTPFENMTPEQAAFAVTHKNARPPLPCDCPWAFSNLINKCWSSNPKKRPHFDEIVTILESYIESLEKDPEFFTNYKPRRPRNLILKCLPKCNCPHVSSSSKS